Genomic DNA from Roseburia intestinalis L1-82:
CGACGAGTAATTCAAAAATTAGAGCACCACAAAAACAAGAAATGGTTGCGTTCAAACATCAATTAGAGCAAACAGGACTTGAAGTTACCATGAGAGTTTCTCATGGTAGAGAGATTAAAGCAGCTTGTGGACAGTTAGCTAATACATATAATAAAGCCAAAAAACAACAAAAATAATTTAATTAAAAGAGCCAGACGCACAGACGCAGAGCCGATAATATGCAGTTTGAAATACTGCTGTTATCGCCTCTTTTTTGATTTAATTTGTGCCCCCAATAACCATATTGGAGCAAAATCAGAACTGTTGCTTGTCGTTCTTTGATTTCCGCAGCAGCTTTGAAAAACCAAAGCCGCCGTTTCTTTTTATCTTCTAATGAAATGACGCGGTATCACTGTTAAAAGCGGCGGCTAAAAGGAGGTAGCCGCCATGAAGCACATACCATATCGACAAAATCCGACGGTCATTGACACATCAAAAAAAGCCCGACCACCGCCGGGGAAAACTACGTCTATCAATATGAACTGTCTAATCATCTGAATACCGCTTACAATACCTATACGTCTGTCCGGGCTTTTCGGACAGGCGTATTTTGCTGCTCAAAAAATTTTTTGAAAAAAATCCGAAAATCTTCGGCGTTTTTTTCAAAAGGCAGTATTGCCCCGCGAAAAGGGGGAAGCACCACCAACTTTCCAACGAGAAAGGGGGTGAGAATGTGGAACCTAATCGCAGGGAGTTTATAAAACAGTGCGCTTTCCAGAAGTTTTGTAATACGGTACTGCACAATGAAGCGTGTGACGCTCACAAAGAGCTGCACAGGCATAAGGCAAGGGAGATTACCTTTTCCGACTTGACCTTAGAAGAAGCGCGGCAGCTTCATACCTTTGATGAATATTTCAAAGGGGAAATCGCCTTTGAAAGAGCCGGGAAGAAAATCACGCCGAAGCTGCTTCTTGAAGCAATCCGTACTTTGCCGGAAGAAAAGCGCAAAGCCGTACTCCTGTACTATTTCGAGGGAATGAACGACACCGAGATTGCGGAGCTGTTCGATACGTCGAGAAGCACGATACAGTACAGGCGGACAAGCTCTTTTGAGCTGCTAAAAAAATATCTGGAGGAAAATGCTGATGAATGGGACGAATGGTAACGAACCCGGCTACCCGGAAAAAGCCCTTGTTCCCTATCCTGTCATTTTGGCAGCGACAAAGGGCGACCCGGACGCTATGAAGATTGTCTTGCAGCATTTCAGCGGCTACATAGCCCGCCTCTCCATGCGGAAGCTGTACGACGAGCGCGGGAACGTCTATTTTGGCGTAGACCACGACATTCGGGAACGGCTGCAAGCAAAACTGATGATGGCTGTCCTCACCTTTAAGGCAGAGGAATAAACCGCAGCGGCGGGACGCTTTCTCTCTCCCCCTTTTCCGTTCCGCTGCTGACGCGGCAGCAAAGCCATTCTGAACCTTGACAAAGAAAGCGGCGCAAGATAACGGCGGCGCAGCATAGGGCAAATCGGATACGTTCCTTTTGCGCCGAGCCATACGGTGGGTGCGCCATGACGCTATCCGGGTGAGGTTATCCCCGCCCGGACAGCCGAGCGACCAACACCGCGCCGGAAAGCAAGTGTAGCGGCTTGCGGGCGACGACACGCAAAATATACAATGATACTTCCTTACAGCCACAGTCCGAGCGTTAAGAGCGTCGCAGGCAATGGGTAGGGCTGCATGAGAACCATGCCGGGGTGAAATTCCCATGAGGTTATGCTAATAACCGTCCGATTAAAGCCTTTGTTTTCTTGAATAGTGGACTTGCTGCTATTCATAGACTGTATTATATGTTTGCGAAAGAAAGGGGGATTTTCTTTGACGCAAAACCAGACGCCCGTTACCACAACGGAGCATAAAATCGGAAAAGTTACTTACCTTGTATGTTCGTCCGCAAGTGAACGCGCAACGGACACACTGGATAAAAAGATAAAGAAGCTCATTCGCAAGGACATGGAGCTGAACCCCGCAAACGCCCGGAAATAGGGCGTTTCTTCACATTTT
This window encodes:
- a CDS encoding RNA polymerase sigma factor encodes the protein MEPNRREFIKQCAFQKFCNTVLHNEACDAHKELHRHKAREITFSDLTLEEARQLHTFDEYFKGEIAFERAGKKITPKLLLEAIRTLPEEKRKAVLLYYFEGMNDTEIAELFDTSRSTIQYRRTSSFELLKKYLEENADEWDEW
- a CDS encoding helix-turn-helix domain-containing protein, with the protein product MNGTNGNEPGYPEKALVPYPVILAATKGDPDAMKIVLQHFSGYIARLSMRKLYDERGNVYFGVDHDIRERLQAKLMMAVLTFKAEE
- a CDS encoding transposon-encoded TnpW family protein, with product MTQNQTPVTTTEHKIGKVTYLVCSSASERATDTLDKKIKKLIRKDMELNPANARK